ATTGGCTCACGCGTAACAAGTAGCGTCCGGCGGTACCGCTCAAACGCACGAAAAGGCAGCCCATTCCGGGCTGCCTTTTTTTGTGATAGTCGCGAGCGGCTCTGGTGATGGGCAGCGTGGGTTAGTTGAAAATTATGCAAGCCGGGGCTGCATCGGTATAAATCCTGGGTTAGAGCAGGCCGTTTTAGCAATCAGGAAAACTTAACCACGTCCTGCTATTATGAAAAAGCTATTTCGCCTTCCCCTGCTGGCCCTGCTGCTGGCTTCCGTTACGCTCGTTTCCTCGTGCAGCAAAGACGATTCTGACAGCCTGAAAGTGCAGGCGCATGACCAGAACACCATGATGACCCTCATGCACGACATGATGAAGAAGATGGATGCCATGATGAAAACCCAGGACCCCGACCAGGACTACGCCATGATGATGGTGATGCACCACCAGGGAGCCATTACCATGGCCCAGGAGGAACTGAAAAATGGCAAGGACACCCAGATGCGGGACCTGGCCACCCGCATCATTGCTGCGCAACAGGCCGAAATTACGCAGTTTAACGCGTTTCTGGCCGGTCACCGGGTAGAAACGCCACTCGTACCGGCGTTTAACACGCGCCAGATGATGGCCATGGATAAGATGATGCGCGCCAACGACCTGCGCGTTATCACCGGCAATACCGACCGCGATTTTGCCCAACTCATGCAGGACCACCACCAGAGCGCCATCGAAACGTCGCAGGCCGATTTGGACCTGGGTCGCCACACCGAAACCAAAGCCCTGGCGCGACAGATAATTGACGAGCAAATGATGGAAATAAAGGAGATGCAGGAGTGGCTGCTGACCAACAAAGGCTACTAATGTCCTCCTTCCTTTCACCTGAAAAGCAGCGGGCTACGTAGCCCGCTGCTTTTTAATTTACACCCATTCCCAATGGAAATGCACAACACTCCCTGGCTGCCGGAATGGCTGCTCTGGGCCTGGTTCGGCCTCACGCTCCTCTCGGTGCTCTACGTGGCCTGGGACCTGTTTGCCAGCACCCCGGAGATGAAAGTGATGAAGTGGGGCTGGGTGCTGGTCACGCTCTACACCGGACCGGTGGGGCTGCTGGTGTACTGGTTTTCGTGCCGCGAGCCCTCGCCCGGTACCCACGAGCAGTTCGTAGCGCCACTCTGGAAGCAGGCCGTGGGCTCCACGATTCACTGCGCGGCCGGCGATGCTACGGGCATCATCGTGGCCGCCGCCATCACCGGCTACTTTGGCCTGCGCATGGGCACCGATATCTGGGTGGAATACGCGGCAGGGTTCTTATTCGGGTTGTTTATCTTCCAGGCCCTGTTTATGAAGGACATGATGAACATGAGCTACGGAGAAGCCGTGCGCAGCTCGTTTCTGCCGGAGTGGATGTCGATGAACGCCATGATGGCCGGCATGCTGCCCACCATGGTGCTGCTCATGAGCCGCGACATGCGGGCGATGGAAGCCACCTCGCCCTGGTTCTGGGCCTCGATGTCGGCCGCGACGCTCGT
This region of Hymenobacter sp. GOD-10R genomic DNA includes:
- a CDS encoding DUF305 domain-containing protein; translated protein: MKKLFRLPLLALLLASVTLVSSCSKDDSDSLKVQAHDQNTMMTLMHDMMKKMDAMMKTQDPDQDYAMMMVMHHQGAITMAQEELKNGKDTQMRDLATRIIAAQQAEITQFNAFLAGHRVETPLVPAFNTRQMMAMDKMMRANDLRVITGNTDRDFAQLMQDHHQSAIETSQADLDLGRHTETKALARQIIDEQMMEIKEMQEWLLTNKGY
- a CDS encoding DUF4396 domain-containing protein, which encodes MAWDLFASTPEMKVMKWGWVLVTLYTGPVGLLVYWFSCREPSPGTHEQFVAPLWKQAVGSTIHCAAGDATGIIVAAAITGYFGLRMGTDIWVEYAAGFLFGLFIFQALFMKDMMNMSYGEAVRSSFLPEWMSMNAMMAGMLPTMVLLMSRDMRAMEATSPWFWASMSAATLVGVVVAYPVNWWLVKHQLKHGMGTERALGKGGAPVAAGHQHAGMAMAGMTHAAPLAASAHTGHAMPGMRMEGDGQVSAGRKALVTVLTLVMLAAGYYVAARYGDLTMRPGQPMNMPQMAMPGMTH